CGTAAGAAGAAGGGCGGCAAACAGAACGGGCCGGGCGTCCGCGCCGGTCAGGATCCGGCCGAGGCCGCGACCATCGAGATCAGCCTCTCGCGGACCTCGGCGGCCAAGGCCGAGGCGGCCAAGGTCGACTGGTTGCTGCTCGGTTCGGTCCTGCTGGGCATGGCGATCGCGGTGGTCACCGTGGCGCAGCTGTTGACGCCGATGTTGGAGGAGTATCCGGTCGAGTCGCGGGCCGTGTTCATCGGCATGGTCGCGGCGTCGATCCTGGTGCCGGTCCGGATGATGGGCGGCTTGCGCAAGCCGTTGCACTGGGCCCTACTGATCGGCTCGGCGGCAGCGGCGCTGTTGCTCACCGGTCTTCCCTACGGCTCGATCGAGGACCCACCGCTGTGGTTGGTCGGCGTCGTCGCGGCCTTCGCCGTCTGCGCACTGGTGTTGCCGGGTCTGTCCGGCTCGTTCCTGATGATGGTCGTCGGCCTGTACGAGCCGACCCTGGCGGCACTCAACGCCAGGGACCTGCCCTACATCGGTGTCTTCATGCTCGGCGCGGTGATCGGCCTCGGGGTGTTCGTGAAGACCCTGCAGTGGTTGTTGGAGCATCGCCGCCAGGTCTCCCTTGCGGTGATGACCGGCCTGATGATCGGATCGCTGCGGGCGTTGTGGCCCTGGCAGGACTCGCACAGCGTGGCGCAGACCCCCGATGGCGATCTGCTGCCGGTGTTGCTGCTCGCCCTCGCCGGTGCGGCCTCGGTCTTGACGCTGATCTTCCTGGAACAGCGGATGACCGCCAAGCGGGTGGCCGAGGCATCGGTGTCCGAGGACGCGATGGCCGCGGACACGGAGACGACGCGCATTCCCCGGGTCGTCGGCGAGGACCCGACCATTCGAATCCGACGCTGATCCGCCGTTGTGATCCGCGCCGCCTGCGTGGCCCAGAACGACGCTGTGTCGGGGCATTTCGCCATGCGGACGATGTGTTCCGACGATCGGCCGTAACGAGTCGAAGGTGACAACAACTCGCGCAGCACCCGCTTCGCGAGGCAGGCTGTCAGCATGACGGATGATGTTGCGCGCACGGCGCGGATCGGGGTCACCGGGCTCGCCACCATGGGTAGTAATCTCGCCCGGAACCTCGCTCGGCGCGGATACACGGTCGCGGTGCACAACCGCACCCAGACGAAGACGCGCGAGTTGTTGGACCAGTACGGCGATGAGGGAACGTTCGTCGAGGCCGCGACCCTGGCCGACCTGGTCGCGGCGCTCGAGCGCCCTCGCCAGATCATCGTGATGGTCAAGGCGGGTGCGGGCACCGATGCGGTCCTCGACGAGCTCGCGGAGCTTCTCGAACCGGGTGACATCCTGCTCGACGGCGGCAACGCCCACTTCGCCGACACCCGCAGGCGCGAGGCAGCCATGCGGGAGAAGGGCCTGCACTTCGTCGGCACCGGGATCTCCGGTGGCGAGGAGGGTGCGCTGCTGGGCCCGAGCATCATGCCGGGTGGCTCCTCCGAGGCATACGAGCAGGTCGGACCGGTGCTGGAGTCCATCGCGGCAAGGGTCGACGGCGAACCCTGCTGCGCTCGCCTGGGGCCGGATGGCGCCGGGCACTTCGTCAAGATGGTGCACAACGGCATCGAGTACGCCGACATGCAGCTCATCGCCGAGACCTACGACCTGCTGCGCAGGGGAAGCGGGCTCGAACCCGCCGAGATCGCCGAGGTGTTCCGCACCTGGAACGAGGGCGATCTGGAGTCCTACCTGATCGAGATCACCGCTGAGGTGCTCGCGCACGTCGACCCGGTCACCGGCAAGCCGTTCGTCGATGTGATCGCCGACCGCGCCGAGCAGAAGGGCACCGGACGCTGGACCGTCCGCGAGGGCCTGGAACTCGGCGAGCCGGTGGCGGGCATCGCGGAGGCCGTCTTCGCGCGAGCGTTGTCCGGCCACGTCGAGCAGCGGGCAGCCGCGGCGAACCTGCCGGGCCCGGCCGCGCCGCCCAAGCTCGGCACGGACTTCGTCGACGATCTGCGCGAGGCCCTGTACGGCGCCAAGCTGGCCGCCTACGCCCAGGGCTTCAGCATGATCACCGAGGCAGGCCGGGAATACGGTTGGGACATCGACCTCGGCGCGACGGCGCGGATCTGGCGGGGCGGCTGCATCATCCGGGCCCGCTTCCTCAACCGCATCACCGACGCGTACAAGGCCAACCCGGAGTTGGTCAACCTGCTGGTCGATGACTACTTCGCCGAGCAGATCGGTCGTGCACAGGAAGCATGGCGCCGCGTGGTGTCCGTGGCGGCGGCGGCCGGGGTACCGGTACCGGGCCTCTCCTCGGGACTGGCCTATTACGACTCGCTGCGTGCCGAGCGACTGCCCGCCGCCTTGGTGCAGGGACAGCGCGATTACTTCGGTGCCCACACCTACCAGCGGGTCGACCGCCCGGGCAGCTTCCACACCCGGTGGTCGCAGGGCCGCGACGAGGTCGAGGCGTAGTTCCCGCCCGCTTGGTCTCGCACCGGGCGGGAGTTGCTCACCGGGCAGCGGCGTGGACCTGCCTACTCTTGGAGCGGATCCACGCCCACCCGGGTGAGCCCGCGCTACGCTGCATCGGTGAATTTCGGCCTGGAACTGCCCGGACGTAACGCATCGTGGTCTTTCGAGGCCTCGGGCATCCGGATTCGATATCGCACGAATTGGCGTTCCCACGCGTTGCTCCGGGAGTTCGGCGAGATCTTCGTGCCGGACGAGGCATTGGCGGGTGCGTCGCTCGGTTCGGGACGCAAGCCGACCCTGACCCTTCGTTTGCGCACGGGTGCGGAGCCGATCCGCAGCCTGGCGGCGGCGGGCCTGCCGTTGGCAGCCGAGCCCTACCGACTCGTGTTGACCTCGGATCAGGCCGAACTCGCAGCCTATTACCTCTCGGAGGTGGAGAACCGGGTCGCGGCTCAGCCGGATGCCGAGCAGCCCGCCAGCCGTTATCTGGTGAGATTGCAGTCACCGCCGTACACGACGAAGGGTTACGACGGAACCGCCTCCTTCGACGGGCAGGTCCTGACCCTGCGATGGTCGGCATTCGCGAGTAAGTCCAAGCGCGAGGTCGGCCTCGCCACCTACCCGGTGAGCATGCTGCGCCGGGTGGAATGGCATAACCCGACCGACGGCAGTTATGGCTTCCTCCGGGTCACCCCCAGCGAGTCGGTGACCGACTCCCGGCCCAAACCCGCACAGGATCTCGCCGCGGTCGTGCTCTACGGGCCGAACGCGGGGCTGGCGGTGGCCTGCGCGATTCAGATGGCGCTGCCCGAGCGGTCGGTTGTCGAGCTGGGGGAGGCCGCCCCGCTCGCCGTGTCCGCAAGCCCGCAGGCAGCGCGTGATTCCACCGAGGCCGCCGAGGTGGACGTGGACGAGATTCTGGAGACGATCCGGAAGCTGGGTGAACTCCGGGACGCGGGACTGCTCACCGAAGACGAGTTCGAGGCGAAGAAGACCGAGCTACTGGGCCGAATCTGATCGCTCTCGGTCGCGGGCGACGCCGATCGACCGCGAAGGCGATCAGCGTGCCTCGTCGCGCAACCGGCGCAGCGTGCGAGCCAACAGCCGGGATACATGCATCTGCGAGATCCCCACCCGCTCGGCGATCTGGGTCTGGGTCATGTTCGCGAAGAACCTCAACAGCAGTACGGTGCGATCCCGCGCGGGCAGTGCGGCGAGTAGCGGCTGCAGCATCTCGCGGTTCTCCACGTTCTCCAGCTCGGGTTCCTCCTGGCCGAGCGTGTCACCGAGCGCCATGCTCTCGTCATCGACGAGCATCTCGTCGAGTGAACTGCTGCGGTAGGCGTGTCCGGCGGCGAGACCCTCGTAGACCTCCTCGACGGGGATCTCCAACTGCTCGGAGAGCTCTCCGGGCGTCGGTGCCCGGCCGAGGGTCTGCGACAGCGTCCCGCTGGCCGAATTGAGGGCCAGGTGTAGTTCCTGGAGCCTGCGCGGGACCCGAACCGTCCATCCGGTGTCGCGGAAATGACGCCGCACCTCGCCCATCACGGTCGGCACCGCGTAGGACAGGAAATCGACCCCGCGTTGGTGGTCGAAGCGGTCCACCGCCTTGATCAGCCCCATCGTGGCGACCTGAACCAGGTCTTCCTGGGATTCACCCCGGTTGGCGAAACGGCGGGCAACGTGCCTGGCCAGCGGAAGGTGCTCGGTGACCAGCCGTTCCCGCAGTCGGGTGTGCTCGTCACCGTCGGGGTCCAGCTCGGCGAGCTGGGCGAACAACGGGGCGAGATGCGCATAGCGGACATCCTCGTGTCCGCGTGCATCTCGCTCTCCGTCGCCAGGCCGGGCCTGCTCCGGGCGCACCTTCCGGCTCACCTCGCCCCCGCCCGCCGTCTCCGCGATTCCACGCGCACCAGCTTGCCTGGACTCCCGGTGTCCTGCTCATCGTGCGCACCGGCACGGTGTCGGCCCGCCGGGGCGGGTCGCCCCACGGGCAGCGAAACGGTGCCGGGTCGGTGAGCCGACCCGGCACCGCCTCTCGGGCGGATCAGTTGCTCCCCGACCGCAACAGCAGGCCCGCCCGGGCCGAACGCCGGTTCACCGACCACTCCGATTGCTCGGTGCGTCGGTCTCCGGCGCGGATTTCTGAGACGGCACCGGGCCGGGACCGTCCGGATCGGGGTCGGCGGCGTCCATCGTCTCCGTGGCCGGAACCGGCTCGGCGGGGGTGCCACCGACCCTGGGCTCGACCAGATCGACCGTCCGGATGTCGCTCTCCTCGAGTTCGGTCTGGATCTCCTTCTCGACACCGAGATCGGTCTTCTCGGCTACTTCGGTCTCCACGGTCTTCGCGGCGTCCGACATGACCGCAGCCTCGGCGGTGACGGTCGCGGCGGCTGCCCCGACCTGGTCTCCGAGCTGGTCCGCCGGTTCGGGATCGGGATCGAAGAGCTCGAAGATGTCGGCTTCGACGAACTCTTTGAAGCGGTCGAGGTCGCCGCGCACCCGTTGGGCGATCAGCCCGAGTGCGCCGCCTGCCTTCTCCACCAGCGTGGTGGGCAGATATTCCATCCGCAGATGGATCCGGGTGATCTCCTCGTCGACCGCACGGAATGTCACCACTCCGCTGTGGTCCTGTCCACCATCGGCCTGCCAGCTCACCAGGTCGTCGAGCCGTTGCTCGACGATTCGTGCGTTGAACTCGCGGCGCACCCCCGCGATACTGATCACCCAGCGGCTGACCTGGTCATCGACGGGCGTGATCTCCTCGACGCCCTCCATGAACAGCGGGAAGTCCACGAACTGCGCCCAGCTCGCATAGGCGACGTCGATCGGAACTTGGACATCCACCGATTCCTCGATCCTCGTCACGCAGACCTCCTCCAGCCGGCCGTCAGCCGTGGGGGACTACCCGAGGTGTTCCGGCTTCACACCTGGACGACGGGGCCGGACAGTGACCGAAGGACGTCGTCGTCGGCGTCGATCAGGTAGACCTTTGCCTCGATCAGGTCGAAGTACATGCCCTCCAACACCAGGCGTCCCGCCAGTACCGCGTCGCGTACCACCGGATAGGTCATGAGATTTTCGAGTTGCTGTTGGACGTTGGCCACGGCGAGCCGCTGCCATTGCGTCGACTGAGCCTCGGCCGAGGCCAATTCGTGCTGCGTGGCAGACATCGCAGCCAAGGTCGCGGTATCGGTGCCCTGATCGCCGTGCGTCGGGCTCGCGGCGGCCGGGCCGTGGGCGGTGGAGTTCGGCGCGAGGTCGGGTTCCTGCTGCTCCTCGAAACGACGCAGGCTCGGCTCCGCGTGGACCAACCACTCGGCGAGATGACTGCCCTCCGGCGGTCCGCCGTCGAGCAGCGCGAGCATCGCGCCGCAATGCGAGTGACCGCAGACGACGATGCTGGTGACGGCCAGCTGTTCGACGGCGAACTCGATCGCCGAGCCCACCGAGCTGTCTCCGACCGCATAGCTGGGTGGCACCAGGTTGCCCACGTTGCGCACCGTGAAGAGGTCGCCGGGTCCGCTGGTGGTGATGACGTTGGGCACCACCCTGGAATCGGCGCAACACACGAACAGCCTCGCGGGTCGTTGTCCACGCTCGGCCAGTTCGGCGAGCAGCGGTCGTAGCAGGGGTGCCGACCGTTGCTCGAACTCCCGCAGGCCCACGATCATCGGGTCCGGGGCATCGCGAGGCTCCGGGATCACCGAGGCGGTGTCGGGTTGGTGCTCGCGGTGGCGCTGCCAGTGCTGCCAGGGGGCGAACCAGCGTGGCGCCAACACACCGGAGCTACGCCGAGACGCGGGCCTACCGCCCTGTGCCGCCCGGCGATACCAGGTCGCGCCGATCTCGTCGATGCGGACCGTGCCGCCCTCCTGCTCATAGGTGGTCCGCCAGTCACGAAGCGCTTCGAAAGCGCCGTGGTCGAGGCAGTCGAGGTGCAGCTCGATCGTCACATCCTCGCCGGGCGGAATGCTGCGCAGTTTCTTGATCAAGGCGCTGATCCCCAGGAAGACCAGCGAGCCGTCGACGTTGACCCGCCATTGGCCGTCATCGACCCTGGCCACCTGGATGGTGTGCCTGGCCAGCCGGATGAGCGTTTGGGCCAGGGCCACCGCGAGCCCGGTGAACACCCCGACGACGAGGTCGAAGCCGACCACGCCCGCCATCGTGCAGGCGTAGGGCAGGAACTCCCGCTGCCGCCACAGCAGCCGCATCTGCTTGCCGTTGACGAGCTTCACACCCACCACGATCAGGACTGCCGACAACGCCGCCAGCGGGATCATCTCCAGCATCCCGCCGAGGAACAGCACGGCGGCGGCAACCCACACGCCGTGCAGGACGCTGGAAGCACGGGTACGGGCTCCTGCGGAGACATTGGTGGAGCTGCGCACGACGACGCCGGTGACCGGCAGCCCGCCCAGTGCGCCGGAGGCGATGTTGGCCGAGCCCTGTGCGAGCAGTTCGCGATCGAGATCGGCGCGGGGGCCGTCGTGCAGCCGGTCCACCGCGACGGCGGACAACAGCGATTCGACGCTGGCCACCAGCGCCACGGTCAGCACCGCCGCCGCGATGGCGAGCAGGTTGGAATCGGGCAGTGTCGGCAGGCTTATCGCGCTGAGCGGATCATCCGGGAGGGAGACGGTGCCGATCCCGGAACCGCCCAGTGCCAGCACGGTGGCGATCGTCACGGCGGCGAGCGGCGCGGGAATCACTCGAAGGCGAGGTAGCCGCGGCCAACCGATCAGGACTGCCATGGCGACCAGCCCGATCAGCAGGGTGGGGACATGCAGTCGGGCGAGGGTCTCCGGCATGGCCGCGAGGTTGTCCCTGGCCTCCGGGTGGGATTGACCGCCCAGTAGGACCTGGGCCTGCCCGATGGCGATCACCACGCCGATCCCGGCGAGCATGCCGTGCACGACCGAGGGCGACAGTGACAGCGCGAAGCGGGCGATCTTGGAGATGCCGAAGATCAGCTGCAGCAGACCTGCTCCGATGGTGATGGCCGCGGTGGCAGGCCAGCCGTGTTGTTCGATCAGACCGGCCACGATCACGACCAGACCGGCGGCCGGACCGCTGACCTGCAGTGGAGCCCCGGCCAATGAGCCTGCGACCACTCCACCGACCACTGCGGCGATCAGACCGGCCATGATCGGCGCCCCGGTGGCCGCCGCGATGCCGAGCGACAGCGGGACCGCGACGAGGAAGACGACCAGCGATGCCGGGAGATCGTGGCGCAGCAGCACGCCCGGCCACGAGGCCGAGGATGCCGTCTCGCCCGGTGGGTCGACGGTGGTGTGCTCGCCGCCGTGTGGTCGCGGTTCGCTTCGTTTGTTCATGAGAACTCCTCTGCGCAAGAAGAAAGACGGTGCCGACATCGCCGGTTCGAAGGGCGACGGCTCCGGATGGGTGTTCAGGCTGCGACGGCGTCGATGCGATCGCAGGGCTCGACGTGACGGGAGACGAGAACGAGTTGCGAGAGTGCTGCGGGATGAGCGGGCCTCGATGCCGGTGCTCGCCCGGGCGCGTCGACCGCTGGGCTCCAGAAGCCGTCGCACCGGTCTCGGGAGTGCGCCTGCGGTGTCCCGCACGATTAGCGAGTCGGACGGACCGCTTCTTTCAGCGCGCGACGCTGCGCAAATCCGGCCTAGACCCACGAAGCCCATCGGTGGGCTTTCTTCGCTCCCTGGTGTGTGGGCGAGGTGAATAGACCGGACGCACTCCGGTTGGCTTGCTGCGCGGATTGGGTACTTCGATGCTCGCCATGGTCAGCCCCATCATCAACAAACAGGACGTTTCGGACAAAAGAATCCACCTGAACGAGTGGAGGAAGTCGCTGCGACGGATTTCGTCGTGCAGCTGACCCCGGGCCGCCGACCCAGGTAGGGTCTGCACCGTCCGAGTGACAGGGCGCAATGTCGTTGCCACCCGCAACGGCGTGGCGGGCCTCGGACTGAAGAACCCGGTCGAGTGATACGTGCCCGGAGTTTGTCGCTGTCAGTACGCCGCCGACTCGAACGGGGCGTCACATCAATGGGAGTACCTGCGTGGGTTTGCTCACGGAAGCACTGAACGCGCTGGCGGAGCTGCCCCAGCCCCTGGTGATCGCGGTTACGGGCTTGCTCGTGCTCGGCGAGACCACGCTCGGCCTGGGCTTCCTCGTTCCCGGTGAGACCGGGTTGCTCATCGCGGCGACCACCGTCCGCGACCCCTGGGCCTTCGCCATCATGTGCCTGGTCGTGACCGTGTGCGCGGGTATCGGCGACTC
This Actinoalloteichus hymeniacidonis DNA region includes the following protein-coding sequences:
- the gndA gene encoding NADP-dependent phosphogluconate dehydrogenase — encoded protein: MTDDVARTARIGVTGLATMGSNLARNLARRGYTVAVHNRTQTKTRELLDQYGDEGTFVEAATLADLVAALERPRQIIVMVKAGAGTDAVLDELAELLEPGDILLDGGNAHFADTRRREAAMREKGLHFVGTGISGGEEGALLGPSIMPGGSSEAYEQVGPVLESIAARVDGEPCCARLGPDGAGHFVKMVHNGIEYADMQLIAETYDLLRRGSGLEPAEIAEVFRTWNEGDLESYLIEITAEVLAHVDPVTGKPFVDVIADRAEQKGTGRWTVREGLELGEPVAGIAEAVFARALSGHVEQRAAAANLPGPAAPPKLGTDFVDDLREALYGAKLAAYAQGFSMITEAGREYGWDIDLGATARIWRGGCIIRARFLNRITDAYKANPELVNLLVDDYFAEQIGRAQEAWRRVVSVAAAAGVPVPGLSSGLAYYDSLRAERLPAALVQGQRDYFGAHTYQRVDRPGSFHTRWSQGRDEVEA
- a CDS encoding SulP family inorganic anion transporter, producing the protein MNKRSEPRPHGGEHTTVDPPGETASSASWPGVLLRHDLPASLVVFLVAVPLSLGIAAATGAPIMAGLIAAVVGGVVAGSLAGAPLQVSGPAAGLVVIVAGLIEQHGWPATAAITIGAGLLQLIFGISKIARFALSLSPSVVHGMLAGIGVVIAIGQAQVLLGGQSHPEARDNLAAMPETLARLHVPTLLIGLVAMAVLIGWPRLPRLRVIPAPLAAVTIATVLALGGSGIGTVSLPDDPLSAISLPTLPDSNLLAIAAAVLTVALVASVESLLSAVAVDRLHDGPRADLDRELLAQGSANIASGALGGLPVTGVVVRSSTNVSAGARTRASSVLHGVWVAAAVLFLGGMLEMIPLAALSAVLIVVGVKLVNGKQMRLLWRQREFLPYACTMAGVVGFDLVVGVFTGLAVALAQTLIRLARHTIQVARVDDGQWRVNVDGSLVFLGISALIKKLRSIPPGEDVTIELHLDCLDHGAFEALRDWRTTYEQEGGTVRIDEIGATWYRRAAQGGRPASRRSSGVLAPRWFAPWQHWQRHREHQPDTASVIPEPRDAPDPMIVGLREFEQRSAPLLRPLLAELAERGQRPARLFVCCADSRVVPNVITTSGPGDLFTVRNVGNLVPPSYAVGDSSVGSAIEFAVEQLAVTSIVVCGHSHCGAMLALLDGGPPEGSHLAEWLVHAEPSLRRFEEQQEPDLAPNSTAHGPAAASPTHGDQGTDTATLAAMSATQHELASAEAQSTQWQRLAVANVQQQLENLMTYPVVRDAVLAGRLVLEGMYFDLIEAKVYLIDADDDVLRSLSGPVVQV
- a CDS encoding SRPBCC family protein, with the protein product MTRIEESVDVQVPIDVAYASWAQFVDFPLFMEGVEEITPVDDQVSRWVISIAGVRREFNARIVEQRLDDLVSWQADGGQDHSGVVTFRAVDEEITRIHLRMEYLPTTLVEKAGGALGLIAQRVRGDLDRFKEFVEADIFELFDPDPEPADQLGDQVGAAAATVTAEAAVMSDAAKTVETEVAEKTDLGVEKEIQTELEESDIRTVDLVEPRVGGTPAEPVPATETMDAADPDPDGPGPVPSQKSAPETDAPSNRSGR
- a CDS encoding DUF4429 domain-containing protein, whose translation is MNFGLELPGRNASWSFEASGIRIRYRTNWRSHALLREFGEIFVPDEALAGASLGSGRKPTLTLRLRTGAEPIRSLAAAGLPLAAEPYRLVLTSDQAELAAYYLSEVENRVAAQPDAEQPASRYLVRLQSPPYTTKGYDGTASFDGQVLTLRWSAFASKSKREVGLATYPVSMLRRVEWHNPTDGSYGFLRVTPSESVTDSRPKPAQDLAAVVLYGPNAGLAVACAIQMALPERSVVELGEAAPLAVSASPQAARDSTEAAEVDVDEILETIRKLGELRDAGLLTEDEFEAKKTELLGRI
- a CDS encoding DUF368 domain-containing protein — protein: MPPTSSPPQQRARSRSSFWRSAPLNFLSGALIGTVEIIPGVSGGTVALVTGLYERLIASAGHLVTTLRLLVAGISRKKKGGKQNGPGVRAGQDPAEAATIEISLSRTSAAKAEAAKVDWLLLGSVLLGMAIAVVTVAQLLTPMLEEYPVESRAVFIGMVAASILVPVRMMGGLRKPLHWALLIGSAAAALLLTGLPYGSIEDPPLWLVGVVAAFAVCALVLPGLSGSFLMMVVGLYEPTLAALNARDLPYIGVFMLGAVIGLGVFVKTLQWLLEHRRQVSLAVMTGLMIGSLRALWPWQDSHSVAQTPDGDLLPVLLLALAGAASVLTLIFLEQRMTAKRVAEASVSEDAMAADTETTRIPRVVGEDPTIRIRR
- a CDS encoding SigB/SigF/SigG family RNA polymerase sigma factor, whose translation is MFAQLAELDPDGDEHTRLRERLVTEHLPLARHVARRFANRGESQEDLVQVATMGLIKAVDRFDHQRGVDFLSYAVPTVMGEVRRHFRDTGWTVRVPRRLQELHLALNSASGTLSQTLGRAPTPGELSEQLEIPVEEVYEGLAAGHAYRSSSLDEMLVDDESMALGDTLGQEEPELENVENREMLQPLLAALPARDRTVLLLRFFANMTQTQIAERVGISQMHVSRLLARTLRRLRDEAR